A genomic segment from Pseudomonas sp. S09G 359 encodes:
- a CDS encoding acyl-CoA thioesterase gives MTTRLEEIQRRTDLSVTHVTKAVFPPTTNHHNTLFGGTALAWMDEVSFITATRFCRLPLVTVSTDRIDFNHAIPAGSIVELIGRVIKVGNTSLKVEVEVFVESMSADGREKAIQGVFSFVAIDADKRPVPVLPGFAD, from the coding sequence ATGACCACCCGCCTCGAAGAAATCCAGCGTCGCACCGACCTGTCCGTGACCCACGTGACCAAGGCCGTGTTCCCGCCGACCACCAACCACCACAACACCCTGTTCGGCGGTACTGCCCTGGCGTGGATGGATGAAGTGTCGTTCATCACCGCCACGCGTTTTTGCCGTCTGCCGCTGGTGACGGTGTCTACCGACCGCATCGACTTCAATCACGCGATCCCGGCCGGTTCCATCGTGGAATTGATCGGCCGCGTGATCAAAGTCGGCAACACCAGCCTCAAGGTCGAGGTGGAAGTATTCGTCGAGAGCATGAGTGCCGATGGCCGCGAAAAGGCCATCCAGGGCGTGTTCAGCTTTGTCGCGATTGATGCCGACAAGCGCCCGGTGCCGGTGTTGCCCGGGTTTGCAGACTGA
- a CDS encoding TIGR02285 family protein codes for MTPRCRRWLPQLCVAGVIFGGWPLSANADATLTWLLRDLPPLTIFEGPKKGQGALDQLLPILIERLPEYRHQVLHVNRARGMQMLREPRLSCDPSLLWTPERARYMVFSSQAFVVASNGITLRRSQQEGMAPFIVDGQFDLQAFLQAHQARVGIIAERSYGPVIDAQLKRADPHILALHYGNDALGSLLQMQRLARLEAVLGYWPEIRYHAMQQGIPADDLSFYPIKGSAPYQRTHIGCADTPQGRQAMERINQVLREVPLEQVQQSYASWLDPMMRAHYLRDNPSFFQDSPEP; via the coding sequence ATGACGCCTCGGTGCCGGCGCTGGCTCCCGCAACTGTGCGTCGCCGGCGTGATATTTGGCGGCTGGCCCCTGTCGGCGAATGCCGACGCCACCTTGACCTGGTTGCTGCGCGACCTGCCGCCACTGACCATTTTCGAAGGGCCGAAAAAAGGCCAGGGTGCACTGGACCAACTGCTGCCGATCCTCATCGAGCGCTTGCCGGAATACCGCCATCAGGTACTGCACGTCAATCGCGCGCGCGGCATGCAAATGCTGCGCGAGCCCAGGCTCAGCTGTGACCCCTCGTTGCTGTGGACGCCGGAGCGGGCCAGATACATGGTGTTTTCCAGCCAGGCGTTTGTGGTCGCCAGCAACGGCATCACGCTCCGGCGCAGCCAGCAGGAAGGCATGGCGCCGTTTATCGTCGACGGCCAGTTTGATCTGCAAGCGTTTCTCCAAGCCCATCAAGCACGGGTCGGGATCATCGCCGAGCGCAGCTACGGGCCCGTCATCGATGCGCAGCTCAAGCGGGCCGACCCGCACATACTGGCGCTGCATTACGGTAACGATGCCTTGGGCAGCCTGTTACAGATGCAGCGCCTGGCGCGGCTGGAGGCGGTGCTCGGCTACTGGCCGGAAATCCGCTATCACGCGATGCAACAAGGCATCCCTGCCGACGACCTGAGCTTCTACCCCATCAAAGGCTCGGCGCCCTACCAACGTACGCATATCGGTTGCGCCGATACGCCCCAGGGCCGCCAGGCCATGGAACGGATCAACCAGGTGCTGCGCGAGGTTCCCCTTGAGCAGGTGCAGCAATCCTACGCTTCATGGCTGGACCCGATGATGCGCGCGCATTACCTGCGTGATAACCCGAGTTTTTTCCAGGACTCGCCCGAGCCCTGA
- a CDS encoding CaiB/BaiF CoA-transferase family protein, with translation MSFNAKPLAGLKVIELGTLIAGPFASRICAEFGAEVIKVESPDGGDPLRKWRKLYEGTSLWWFVQARNKKSLTLNLKHPDGLAILKQLLADADILIENFRPGVLEKLGLSWETLHALNPKLVMVRLSGFGQTGPMKDQPGFGAVGESMGGLRYITGFEDRPPVRTGISIGDSIAALWAVIGALMALRHREVNGGLGQVVDVALYEAIFAMMESMIPEFDVFGFIRERTGNIMPGITPSSIHTSADGKHVQIGANGDAIFKRFMTAIGREDLANDPQLASNDGRDSRRDELYGVIDRWVNSLPLDQVVEQLNQADVPASRIYSAEDMLGDPQFLAREMFLKAQLPGGKDFKMPGIVPKLSDTPGSCEWVGPQLGEHNTVVLHELGYDAAAIVRLREAGAI, from the coding sequence ATGTCGTTTAATGCCAAACCGCTTGCCGGCCTGAAAGTCATCGAACTCGGCACCCTGATCGCCGGCCCGTTCGCGTCACGCATCTGCGCCGAATTCGGCGCCGAGGTGATCAAGGTCGAATCCCCGGACGGCGGCGATCCCCTGCGCAAATGGCGCAAGTTGTACGAGGGCACTTCACTGTGGTGGTTTGTGCAGGCACGTAACAAAAAGTCGCTGACGCTGAACCTCAAGCACCCGGACGGCCTGGCGATCCTCAAGCAGCTGCTGGCGGATGCCGACATCCTGATCGAAAACTTCCGCCCCGGCGTGCTGGAGAAACTCGGCCTGAGCTGGGAAACCCTGCACGCGCTCAACCCCAAGCTGGTGATGGTGCGGCTCTCGGGCTTTGGCCAGACCGGGCCGATGAAAGACCAACCGGGGTTTGGCGCAGTGGGCGAATCCATGGGCGGGCTGCGCTACATCACCGGTTTCGAGGACCGCCCGCCAGTGCGCACCGGGATCTCCATCGGCGACTCTATCGCCGCGTTATGGGCGGTGATCGGCGCGCTGATGGCACTGCGTCATCGCGAGGTCAACGGCGGCCTCGGCCAGGTGGTGGATGTGGCCCTGTATGAAGCCATCTTCGCCATGATGGAAAGCATGATCCCGGAGTTTGATGTGTTCGGGTTCATTCGCGAACGCACCGGCAACATCATGCCGGGCATCACGCCGTCCTCCATTCACACCAGCGCGGACGGCAAGCATGTGCAGATCGGCGCCAATGGTGATGCAATCTTCAAGCGTTTCATGACGGCCATCGGCCGCGAGGATTTGGCGAATGATCCGCAGCTGGCCAGCAATGACGGGCGCGACAGCCGCCGCGATGAGCTGTATGGGGTAATTGATCGTTGGGTCAATTCGCTGCCACTGGACCAGGTGGTGGAACAGTTGAATCAGGCCGATGTGCCCGCCAGCCGCATCTACAGCGCCGAGGACATGCTCGGTGACCCGCAATTCCTCGCGCGGGAAATGTTCCTCAAGGCCCAGCTTCCCGGCGGCAAGGACTTCAAGATGCCAGGCATCGTGCCTAAGCTGTCGGATACGCCGGGCAGCTGCGAATGGGTGGGGCCGCAGCTGGGCGAACACAACACGGTGGTGCTGCACGAGCTGGGCTACGACGCCGCCGCCATCGTGCGTTTGCGTGAGGCAGGCGCGATCTGA
- the rplS gene encoding 50S ribosomal protein L19 yields MTNKIILALEAEQMTKEIPTFAPGDTIVVQVKVKEGDRSRLQAFEGVVIAKRNRGVNSAFTVRKISNGVGVERTFQTYSPQIDSMAVKRRGDVRKAKLYYLRDLSGKAARIKEKLA; encoded by the coding sequence ATGACTAACAAAATCATCCTTGCACTCGAAGCAGAGCAGATGACCAAAGAAATCCCTACCTTTGCCCCAGGCGACACCATTGTCGTTCAGGTGAAAGTGAAGGAAGGCGACCGTTCGCGTCTGCAAGCGTTCGAAGGCGTTGTAATCGCCAAGCGTAACCGTGGTGTGAACAGTGCTTTCACTGTTCGTAAAATCTCCAACGGTGTTGGCGTAGAGCGTACTTTCCAGACCTACAGCCCGCAAATCGACAGCATGGCCGTTAAACGTCGCGGTGACGTACGTAAAGCCAAGCTGTACTACCTGCGTGACCTGTCCGGTAAAGCAGCTCGCATCAAGGAAAAACTGGCTTAA
- a CDS encoding homoserine dehydrogenase, producing the protein MKPVKVGICGLGTVGGGTLNVLQRNAEEISRRAGRGIEVAQIATRSPKPQFETTGIAITNDVFAVATNPEIDIVIELVGGYTVARELVLKAIENGKHVVTANKALIAVHGNEIFAKAREKGVIVAFEAAVAGGIPVIKAIREGLSANRINWVAGIINGTGNFILTEMREKGRTFEDVLAEAQALGYAEADPTFDVEGIDAAHKLTILASIAFGIPLQFDKAYTEGITKLTTADVNYAEALGYRIKHLGVARSTPAGIELRVHPTLIPADRLIANVNGVMNAVMVNGDAAGSTLFYGAGAGMEPTASSVIADLVDVVRAMTSDPENRVPHLAFQPDSLSAHPILPIEACESAYYLRIQAKDHPGVLAQVASILSERGINIESIMQKEVEEQNGQVPMILLTHRVLEQHINDAIAALEALQGVVGPVVRIRVEHLN; encoded by the coding sequence GTGAAACCGGTCAAAGTAGGCATCTGTGGGTTAGGGACCGTCGGTGGCGGCACCTTAAACGTACTTCAGCGTAACGCTGAGGAAATTTCCCGCCGCGCAGGTCGCGGGATTGAAGTGGCGCAAATTGCCACGCGTTCGCCAAAGCCTCAGTTCGAAACGACCGGTATTGCGATTACCAACGATGTATTCGCCGTGGCCACCAACCCTGAAATCGATATCGTCATCGAGCTGGTGGGTGGTTACACCGTGGCCCGCGAGCTGGTGCTCAAGGCCATCGAGAACGGCAAGCACGTGGTCACCGCCAACAAGGCGCTGATCGCCGTGCACGGCAACGAGATCTTCGCCAAGGCCCGCGAGAAGGGCGTGATCGTGGCGTTCGAAGCCGCCGTGGCCGGTGGCATCCCGGTGATCAAGGCGATCCGTGAAGGCCTGTCCGCCAACCGCATCAACTGGGTGGCCGGCATCATCAACGGCACCGGTAACTTCATCCTCACGGAAATGCGCGAGAAGGGCCGTACCTTCGAAGACGTGCTGGCCGAAGCCCAGGCCCTGGGTTACGCCGAAGCCGACCCGACTTTCGACGTGGAAGGCATCGACGCTGCCCACAAGCTGACCATCCTGGCGTCCATCGCCTTTGGTATCCCGCTGCAGTTCGACAAGGCCTACACCGAAGGCATCACCAAGCTGACCACTGCTGACGTCAACTACGCCGAAGCCCTGGGCTACCGCATCAAGCACCTTGGCGTGGCGCGCAGCACCCCGGCCGGTATCGAGTTGCGTGTGCACCCGACGCTGATCCCGGCTGATCGCCTGATCGCCAACGTCAATGGCGTGATGAACGCGGTGATGGTCAACGGTGATGCGGCAGGTTCGACCCTGTTCTACGGCGCCGGCGCCGGCATGGAGCCGACGGCGTCGTCGGTGATCGCCGACCTGGTGGACGTGGTTCGCGCCATGACCAGCGACCCGGAAAACCGCGTGCCGCACCTGGCCTTCCAGCCGGATTCGCTGTCGGCCCACCCGATCCTGCCGATCGAGGCGTGCGAAAGCGCCTACTACCTGCGCATCCAGGCCAAGGATCACCCCGGCGTATTGGCCCAGGTGGCCAGCATCCTGTCGGAGCGTGGTATCAACATCGAGTCGATCATGCAGAAGGAAGTCGAGGAGCAAAACGGCCAGGTGCCGATGATCCTGCTGACCCACCGCGTGCTGGAGCAGCACATCAATGATGCCATCGCTGCGCTCGAAGCCCTGCAAGGCGTCGTAGGCCCGGTGGTGCGTATTCGTGTCGAACACCTGAACTAA
- a CDS encoding DUF3509 domain-containing protein, whose translation MESISLLLEEALSPYQVTLTTSGVQGDCLVTVKNPAGAIVVEREVDRAQLMDKRVLVDVVDCLLRDLKIAEGRLEPSVIAALRNAAQTRSTAVA comes from the coding sequence ATGGAAAGTATCAGCCTATTGCTCGAAGAAGCACTGAGCCCTTATCAGGTTACGCTGACCACCTCTGGTGTGCAGGGCGACTGCCTGGTGACCGTGAAGAACCCTGCTGGCGCCATCGTGGTCGAGCGCGAAGTCGACCGCGCGCAATTGATGGACAAACGCGTGCTGGTGGACGTAGTGGACTGCCTGCTGCGCGACCTTAAGATTGCCGAAGGGCGCCTGGAACCGTCGGTCATCGCGGCCTTGCGCAACGCTGCCCAGACTCGCAGCACTGCTGTTGCATGA
- the thrC gene encoding threonine synthase — MRYISTRGQAPALNFEDVLLAGLATDGGLYVPENLPRFTQEEIASWAGLPYHELAFRVMRPFVTGSIPDADFKKILEETYAVFSHSAIAPLRQLNGNEWVLELFHGPTLAFKDFALQLLGRLLDYVLEKRGERVVIIGATSGDTGSAAIEGCKHCENVDIFILHPHKRVSEVQRRQMTTIFGENIHNIAIEGNFDDCQEMVKNSFADQSFLKGTRLVAVNSINWARIMAQIVYYFHASLQLGGPARSVSFSVPTGNFGDIFAGYLARNMGLPINQLIVATNRNDILHRFMSGNQYVKETLHATLSPSMDIMVSSNFERLLFDMHGRNGAALAELMNSFKQGGGFSVEQERWTETRKLFDSLAVDDQQTCETIAEVYAQTGELLDPHTAIGVKAARECRRSLDIPMVILGTAHPVKFPEAVEKAGVGKALELPEHLADLFEREERCTVLANDLKAVQAFVGQHGNRGKPL; from the coding sequence ATGCGTTACATCAGCACCCGCGGCCAGGCACCGGCCCTGAATTTCGAAGACGTTTTGCTGGCAGGCCTTGCCACTGACGGCGGCCTGTACGTGCCGGAAAACCTGCCACGCTTCACCCAGGAAGAAATCGCTTCGTGGGCCGGCCTGCCGTACCACGAGTTGGCGTTCCGGGTGATGCGCCCGTTCGTCACCGGCAGCATTCCGGATGCGGATTTCAAGAAAATTCTGGAAGAGACCTACGCCGTATTTTCCCACAGCGCCATCGCCCCCCTGCGCCAGCTGAATGGCAACGAGTGGGTACTGGAGCTGTTCCACGGCCCGACCCTGGCGTTCAAGGACTTCGCCCTGCAACTGCTGGGTCGTCTGCTGGATTACGTGCTGGAGAAGCGTGGCGAGCGCGTGGTGATCATCGGTGCCACCTCGGGTGACACCGGCTCGGCCGCCATCGAAGGCTGCAAGCACTGCGAAAACGTCGACATCTTCATCCTGCACCCGCACAAGCGGGTGTCGGAAGTGCAGCGTCGCCAGATGACCACCATCTTCGGTGAGAACATCCACAACATCGCCATCGAAGGCAACTTCGATGACTGCCAGGAAATGGTCAAGAACAGCTTCGCTGACCAAAGCTTCCTCAAGGGCACGCGCCTGGTGGCAGTGAACTCGATCAACTGGGCGCGGATCATGGCCCAGATCGTCTACTACTTCCACGCCTCCCTGCAGTTGGGCGGCCCGGCGCGCTCGGTGTCGTTCTCGGTGCCGACCGGCAACTTCGGCGATATCTTCGCCGGTTACCTGGCGCGCAACATGGGCCTGCCGATCAACCAGTTGATCGTCGCCACCAACCGCAACGACATCCTGCACCGCTTCATGAGCGGCAACCAGTACGTCAAGGAAACCCTGCACGCCACCTTGTCGCCGTCCATGGACATCATGGTCTCGTCGAACTTCGAGCGTTTGCTGTTCGACATGCACGGCCGTAACGGCGCTGCGCTGGCCGAGCTGATGAACAGCTTCAAGCAAGGTGGCGGTTTCAGCGTTGAACAAGAGCGCTGGACCGAAACCCGCAAGCTGTTCGACTCGCTGGCTGTAGACGATCAGCAGACCTGCGAAACCATCGCTGAAGTCTACGCCCAGACCGGCGAGCTGCTGGACCCGCACACCGCCATTGGTGTGAAGGCCGCCCGCGAATGCCGTCGCAGCCTGGACATCCCGATGGTGATCCTGGGCACCGCCCACCCGGTCAAATTCCCGGAAGCGGTGGAGAAGGCGGGTGTTGGCAAGGCGCTGGAACTGCCGGAGCACTTGGCTGACCTGTTCGAGCGCGAAGAACGTTGCACGGTATTGGCCAATGACCTGAAGGCTGTGCAGGCGTTTGTGGGCCAGCATGGCAACCGTGGTAAGCCGTTGTAA
- a CDS encoding thioredoxin fold domain-containing protein, whose amino-acid sequence MRLTQIIAAAAIALVSTFVVADDAAEQTIRKSLANLQLDTPIESISASPMAGLYEVKLKGSRVLYASADGQYIVQGYLFQLKDGKPVNLTEKAERLGVSKLINGIPVAETVVYPAIGETKTHITVFTDTTCPYCHKLHAEVPALNKLGVEVRYVAFPRQGLGSPGDEQLQAVWCSADKKAAMDKMVDGKEIKAAKCANPVSKQFALGQSIGVNGTPAIVLADGQVIPGYQPAPQVAKLALSAK is encoded by the coding sequence ATGCGCTTGACCCAGATTATTGCCGCCGCAGCGATTGCGTTGGTTTCCACTTTTGTTGTCGCGGATGACGCCGCCGAGCAAACCATTCGCAAGAGCTTGGCCAACCTGCAACTCGACACGCCGATCGAAAGCATCAGTGCCAGCCCGATGGCCGGCCTGTATGAAGTCAAGCTCAAAGGCAGCCGTGTGCTGTACGCCAGTGCCGACGGCCAGTACATCGTCCAGGGCTACCTGTTCCAGCTGAAGGATGGCAAGCCGGTCAACCTCACCGAGAAAGCCGAGCGCCTGGGCGTGTCCAAGCTGATCAACGGTATTCCGGTGGCTGAAACCGTGGTCTACCCGGCCATCGGCGAAACCAAGACCCACATCACCGTGTTCACCGACACCACCTGCCCGTACTGCCACAAGCTGCACGCCGAAGTGCCGGCGCTGAATAAGCTGGGCGTGGAAGTGCGCTACGTAGCGTTCCCGCGCCAGGGCCTCGGCTCGCCGGGTGACGAGCAGCTGCAAGCCGTATGGTGCTCGGCCGACAAGAAAGCAGCCATGGACAAGATGGTCGATGGTAAGGAAATCAAGGCCGCCAAGTGCGCCAACCCGGTTTCCAAACAGTTCGCCCTGGGCCAGTCCATCGGTGTGAACGGTACACCGGCCATCGTTTTGGCTGACGGCCAAGTGATTCCGGGCTACCAGCCGGCACCACAAGTTGCCAAACTGGCGCTGAGTGCCAAATAA
- the trmD gene encoding tRNA (guanosine(37)-N1)-methyltransferase TrmD produces MGRGLLSVANLRIEVISLFPEMFSAISEYGITSRAVKQGLLQLTCWNPRDYTTDRHHTVDDRPFGGGPGMVMKIKPLEDALVQAKAAAGEKAKVIYLSPQGRQLKQAAVRELANEEALILIAGRYEGIDERFIEAHVDEEWSIGDYVLSGGELPAMVLIDAVTRLLPGALGHADSAEEDSFTDGLLDCPHYTRPEVYADQRVPDVLLSGNHAHIRRWRLQQSLGRTYERRADLLESRSLSGEEKKLLEEYILARDDS; encoded by the coding sequence ATGGGACGCGGACTTCTAAGCGTGGCTAATTTGCGCATTGAAGTGATCAGTTTGTTTCCCGAGATGTTCTCCGCCATCAGCGAGTACGGCATCACCAGTCGGGCGGTGAAACAGGGGCTGTTGCAGCTCACCTGTTGGAACCCGCGAGACTACACGACGGATCGACATCACACTGTGGACGATCGCCCATTTGGCGGTGGCCCGGGCATGGTGATGAAGATCAAGCCCCTGGAAGACGCATTGGTTCAGGCCAAGGCTGCTGCCGGGGAGAAGGCGAAGGTAATTTACCTGTCCCCTCAAGGCCGCCAGCTGAAACAGGCTGCGGTGCGCGAACTGGCGAATGAGGAAGCATTGATCCTGATTGCCGGTCGCTATGAAGGCATTGACGAGCGTTTTATTGAAGCTCATGTCGATGAAGAGTGGTCGATTGGGGACTATGTCCTGTCTGGCGGCGAGCTGCCGGCGATGGTCCTGATAGATGCGGTTACACGACTGCTGCCTGGAGCTTTAGGGCATGCGGACTCCGCGGAGGAAGATTCCTTCACGGATGGTTTGCTGGATTGCCCGCACTACACCCGACCGGAGGTGTATGCGGATCAGCGTGTTCCCGACGTATTGCTAAGTGGCAATCACGCACACATCCGGCGTTGGCGTTTACAGCAGTCCCTTGGTCGGACCTATGAACGACGCGCCGATCTTCTGGAAAGCCGCTCGCTTTCTGGAGAAGAGAAGAAGCTGCTCGAGGAATACATCCTCGCGCGGGACGATAGTTAA
- the xerD gene encoding site-specific tyrosine recombinase XerD, whose amino-acid sequence MPAIDHPLIDRFLDALWLEKGLSDNTRQAYRSDLALFNGWLQENNLELINAGRELILDHLAWRLEQNYKPRSTARFLSGVRGFYRYLLREKLIVLDPTLQIDMPQLGRPLPKSLSEADVDALLAAPDLSEAIGQRDRAMLEVLYACGLRVTELISLTLEQVNLRQGVLRVMGKGSKERLVPMGEEAIVWVERYMRDARSELLGGRPSDVLFPSLRGEQMTRQTFWHRIKHQAKVAGISKTLSPHTLRHAFATHLLNHGADLRVVQMLLGHSDLSTTQIYTHVARARLQDMHAKHHPRG is encoded by the coding sequence ATGCCTGCCATTGACCATCCCTTGATCGACCGCTTCCTCGACGCCCTGTGGCTGGAAAAAGGCCTGTCAGACAACACCCGCCAGGCCTATCGCAGTGACCTGGCCCTGTTCAATGGCTGGCTGCAGGAAAACAACCTCGAACTGATCAACGCCGGCCGCGAGTTGATCCTCGATCACCTGGCATGGCGCCTGGAGCAGAACTACAAGCCGCGCTCCACCGCGCGGTTTCTCTCCGGTGTACGTGGCTTTTATCGCTACCTGCTGCGGGAAAAGTTGATCGTCCTCGACCCGACGCTGCAGATCGATATGCCGCAACTGGGCCGGCCATTGCCTAAATCCCTGTCGGAAGCTGACGTGGATGCCTTGCTCGCGGCGCCCGACTTGAGCGAGGCGATTGGCCAGCGTGACCGCGCCATGCTGGAGGTGCTGTACGCCTGCGGCCTGCGGGTGACCGAACTGATCAGCCTGACCCTGGAGCAAGTCAACCTGCGCCAGGGCGTGTTGCGGGTAATGGGCAAGGGTAGCAAGGAGCGGCTGGTGCCCATGGGCGAAGAGGCAATTGTGTGGGTCGAGCGCTACATGCGCGATGCGCGCAGCGAATTACTCGGTGGGCGCCCCAGCGATGTGCTGTTCCCCAGCCTGCGTGGCGAGCAAATGACCCGCCAGACCTTCTGGCACCGTATCAAGCATCAGGCCAAGGTCGCCGGGATTAGTAAGACGCTGTCGCCCCACACGTTGCGTCATGCATTCGCCACCCATTTGCTCAACCACGGTGCGGATTTGCGCGTGGTGCAGATGCTGCTCGGGCACAGCGACTTATCCACAACCCAAATCTACACCCATGTGGCGCGCGCACGTTTGCAGGATATGCACGCCAAGCACCACCCGCGCGGGTGA